Proteins encoded within one genomic window of Anopheles gambiae chromosome 3, idAnoGambNW_F1_1, whole genome shotgun sequence:
- the LOC3291681 gene encoding uncharacterized protein LOC3291681 isoform X2 encodes MAATMRTGGLHHASSLGNIDTSSQAKVNFAARSYDSEDENMGRKKGRPFETGPCSRAPVYSKGDIREQYCLTDRQLNSIEQPRRERFFGCWSGRNAPQSFLGVCVGRRAPSDENLADYAPMQRYPRYINSGPIAKSILQQYDDDMESSYFRRKPTSFLSNSSQGGGGGAGGGGSAGLIIGSSATLPAGGDSKRYGGSWLPAEDEAVRLEGPSLYRCPAHNDLLPPPPPPPNVGLIDGIPGGPPRTKHVSFARSYTLTSFDEAMGSRPLSRLAAARSQERLIGGKKPTITLAQHAAGPYATGAPLHSILTQPTAQPQPLLPQALQKQPLSVPQNPSHSQPQQPPHQQQQQPHHQPQQQQPQQPQHVLIQQQPTSHLHQHLHQQHLQHLQQQQQQQQAALLAHQAHLQHQHQQHQQQQLQAAQLAAQQQQQQQQLQQQQHQQEMVVLEKVKRSAMKTQATQTEVYLGKKGTAPHNLSLSPRTIHRVKMVSQGAQTNGGLNGGGRKLTKSLSEAGDRLQENGIDPNVLQPVDTGTANANFDHELLHRTQSEEPPKSPFTITSPPATHVGPHFELPSSRTSSQLSHSDGTHLTHSRNHSQDSATSYRSTDGSRTSYETASYPYDAYDSIVLPRRASHSQEPTFQFLRKQDLEQVHHHHQQHQQQQHLQLQQQQHQRHQSQYTHGYENGYVPFETHSLPRRTCIHHKPEEFHTHTLPRRDHGHAHHHHDIVYRDQSHPALPAPEHLILSNGSVNQDVRSFDSMPTATALNRRMSAHAIVLPPEKQPHSSGLPLVQGLHQQQQQQQQQQQQQQQQQQQRRASYAFVTPDTQALAKRNSIPHQQIQKVQPIMQTQFAAPAKTQPFQPLVKPQPPTLPTHYTSQTAPPSCPVTPPNIQPLDMQDDTKSSSEGSCSTCDSDSEQELDGMPGEEREIFIDFKPRVSPVPSPGAVKKKKLQKAQSEGELMHADARRKASVTADGDGGSSTVPTGSDDEGRSTMREQCAAPKLPKPDYRDASESSVPDDEPPVKDRRKESFRKRSVSLDQPTSCEQEDEEEREHNGSVVQQHPHRNGGDSGRPHPHAAQRMSSRSRSIGAAIGSRHLSAPPSPQKEDHSASTGRLHREASPFHSSDSLANDATRDTSDGNWNESQATIMTQSLTDNGKLTPSSRRKNLLLQHQQRSSMDTDVLDMEDIADQPLPPLPVTVASTALQSNTVSTPSGHGHQPNGTAIQPSVAGIGIVKPTTPSIAVIPSPSMEREERDLQWQKSATLRRPSRPLSPTKRAARSEQQKQQQKLHKIEPLIHRSSDPTERTGKSDPSPTSSMPSGSPATPQQPSPSSTKLPHHHPIGAATPVAARFAKGSPGNGVDLLKDHPVFSQDPSTSGPGGATGGGAGSEGSTTEDYVTCTDNSKRGASGAKGTYKTIHATRPTKQVPATTQDGSSFESASSIYSLARVDAVCEETPPVEEKSVSPQIPPPPIPKPSPTHSVSSSSSDSFSVSKKSSPSRAALPKAIAGKVKPAKPQSLSDDERSEKRYSSSHDEKEAAPKLPYAGAATGTIARSARRGRDWNEEERRRKKSTFKLEFDKDSIKTYTTPMLRQPSPGFKKLSPEDKSALNVLDGASPSSKQKRFRPKTRKSPRARSAVPEDTTAGSGMGSTGTLPRRSKTPLVRSPEKPTVVAAAAATATTAVVMATPQPTIVTTGTKLSPSQYYSQIRSPPSVGSPRKQKISPEKRLQAISTESLRSVSPGSDSVFYSEADALSHCEHQVHCSHCGKEVEVSNLPGESEESILTLDSTDNDRPDIVQPPEGFADSPDCTKTPHHTRLYKKMDKRFRSEDRHVDRRHFKSRQEYRAKSEERGKEEIEPNNLRPAGSSPCVAPAGQAYIDTTSEPEQGIYHGNYKAGLWICIADRDVWRRNELPDGSFDRPKDATLERRGSTDSERDFRKKYQAITHRLVHRKSCVEMYRRQNSNSFDTDKTVVVCRKSGEFGFRIHGSKPVVVSAIEPDTPAETSGLEVGDIVLSVNGISVIDKSHSEVVKIAHAGSDTLELEVARTIGMLSPLDDGSSHPSIYTGFLWRYCSSGGKWVRRWFSLRPDHCLYYYKSDADNQPIGAIMLTNHTIERIPLEPITRPHSFAIDTEEGTKVQLSADTEEAASRWIAIISHAAQQCDPWLENSARNLRLCATGISKPDCSGPLTKLGSKWRSWTKRYCVLKDAVLYFYHDGTSKSAFGMACLQGYRVQPSSAGGKKYAFEIVPPELSLRHYYFHTETEMDKKRWVAALEYSIDRWMRAG; translated from the exons GCCTTCACCACGCTTCGTCGCTGGGAAATATCGACACATCGTCGCAG GCGAAGGTAAATTTTGCGGCCCGCAGTTACGACTCCGAAGATGAAAATATGGGCCGTAAGAAGGGACGGCCTTTTGAGACGGGGCCCTGCTCGAGGGCTCCCGTCTACTCGAAGGGAGACATACGCGAACAG TACTGCCTGACGGATCGACAACTCAACTCGATAGAGCAGCCACGGCGGGAACGATTTTTTGGCTGCTGGTCCGGCCGCAATGCTCCACAGTCGTTTCTGGGCGTCTGCGTGGGTCGGCGGGCGCCCTCCGACGAAAACCTCGCCGATTATGCACCGATGCAGCGCTATCCTAG GTACATCAATTCCGGTCCGATAGCGAAATCCATCCTGCAGCAGTACGATGACGACATGGAAAGCTCGTACTTCCGCCGAAAGCCGACCTCTTTTTTATCGAACAGCAGCcagggcggcggcggtggagcgggcggtggcggcagtgcGGGATTAATTATAGGAAGCAGCGCAACACTGCCGGCCGGCGGTGACAGTAAGCGATACGGTGGCTCCTGGCTGCCGGCCGAGGACGAAGCGGTACGGTTAGAGGGTCCAAG CCTTTATCGATGTCCAGCTCATAACGATCTGctaccgccgccaccaccaccaccgaacgTAGGCCTTATCGATGGCATCCCGGGCGGCCCACCAAG GACGAAACACGTCAGCTTTGCCCGGTCCTACACGCTCACGTCGTTCGACGAAGCGATGGGTAGCCGACCGCTGTCACGGCTGGCAGCGGCCCGCAGCCAGGAAAGACTGATCGGCGGCAAAAAGCCCACCATCACGCTGGCCCAGCACGCGGCCGGCCCGTACGCCACGGGTGCACCGCTGCACTCGATCCTCACGCAACCCACCGCCCAGCCGCAACCGCTGCTGCCCCAAGCCCTCCAGAAGCAACCCCTGTCCGTGCCGCAGAACCCGAGCCACAGTCAACctcagcagccgccgcatcagcagcagcagcagccgcaccatcagccacagcagcagcaaccgcaacagcCTCAGCACGTGCTCATACAGCAGCAACCGACGTCCCATCTTCATCAGCACTTGCACCAGCAGCATCTGCAGCatctacagcagcagcagcagcagcaacaagcgGCACTGCTCGCACACCAAGCTCACCTGCAAcatcaacatcagcagcatcaacagcagcaacttCAGGCAGCACAGCTCGccgctcagcagcagcagcagcagcaacagcttcagcagcagcagcatcagcaggaGATGGTTGTGTTGGAAAAGGTGAAGCGAAGCGCAATGAAGACGCAAGCAACGCAGACGGAGGTGTATCTGGGCAAGAAGGGAACGGCGCCACACAACCTTTCGCTGAGCCCCAGAACGATCCACCGG GTAAAAATGGTTTCCCAAGGCGCGCAAACAAACGGCGGACTGAACGGTGGTGGCCGCAAGCTAACCAAGAGCCTGTCCGAGGCCGGCGATCGTTTGCAGGAGAATGGCATCGATCCAAACGTGCTGCAACCGGTGGACACTGGCAC CGCGAATGCAAACTTTGATCATGAGCTGCTGCATCGCACACAGTCGGAAGAGCCGCCGAAATCACCCTTCACCATCACCTCACCGCCCGCCACCCATGTAGGGCCACATTTCGAGCTACCATCGTCGCGCACGTCCTCGCAGCTGAGCCACTCGGACGGCACGCACCTGACGCACTCGCGCAACCACTCGCAGGACAGTGCCACCTCGTACCGGTCGACCGATGGGTCGCGGACGTCGTACGAGACCGCCTCCTATCCGTACGATGCGTACGACAGCATTGTGCTGCCGCGGCGTGCCAGCCACTCGCAGGAGCCGACGTTCCAGTTTTTGCGCAAACAGGACCTGGAGCAggtgcaccatcatcatcagcagcatcagcagcagcaacatcttcaactgcaacaacaacaacaccaacgacATCAGTCACAGTACACCCATGGCTACGAGAATGGATACGTTCCGTTCGAGACGCACAGCTTGCCGCGGAGAACGTGCATCCACCACAAGCCGGAGGAgttccacacgcacacactgcccCGGCGGGACCACGGCCACGCCCATCACCATCACGACATCGTGTACCGGGACCAGTCCCATCCGGCACTGCCCGCCCCCGAGCATCTCATCCTGTCCAACGGAAGCGTTAATCAAGATGTTCGATCTTTTGACAGCATGCCGACGGCCACGGCCCTGAACCGCCGGATGTCTGCCCACGCCATTGTGCTGCCGCCGGAAAAGCAACCCCACTCGAGTGGGCTCCCCCTCGTCCAAGGactgcatcagcagcagcaacaacagcaacagcagcagcagcagcaacagcagcagcagcaacaacggcGAGCCTCGTACGCGTTCGTCACGCCCGACACGCAAGCCCTCGCCAAGCGGAACTCCATCCCCCATCAGCAGATCCAGAAGGTGCAGCCCATCATGCAGACGCAGTTCGCTGCGCCGGCAAAGACGCAACCGTTCCAACCGCTGGTCAAACCGCAACCACCCACCCTACCCACCCACTACACCTCCCAAACGGCTCCCCCGTCCTGTCCGGTGACGCCGCCCAACATTCAGCCGCTGGACATGCAGGACGACACCAAGTCGTCCTCCGAGGGTAGCTGCTCGACCTGCGACTCGGACAGCGAGCAGGAGCTGGACGGCATGCCCGGCGAGGAGCGCGAAATCTTCATCGACTTTAAGCCGCGCGTGTCGCCCGTCCCCTCGCCCGGTGCCgtcaagaagaaaaagcttcaaaaagCACAGTCCGAGGGTGAGCTGATGCATGCCGACGCAAGGCGCAAAGCGAGCGTGACTGCGGATGGAGATGGCGGTAGCTCCACCGTACCGACCGGCAGTGACGATGAAGGACGCTCCACGATGCGGGAACAGTGTGCAGCGCCGAAACTGCCCAAGCCGGACTATCGCGACGCGAGCGAAAGCTCCGTGCCGGACGATGAGCCACCGGTGAAGGATCGGCGAAAGGAAAGCTTCCGCAAGCGCTCGGTCAGTCTGGATCAGCCGACGAGCTGCGAgcaggaggacgaggaggaacGGGAGCACAACGGGAGTGTGGTGCAACAGCACCCGCATCGCAACGGCGGGGACAGTGGGAGACCGCACCCGCACGCAGCCCAGCGCATGTCGTCCCGGTCTAGATCGATCGGAGCTGCGATTGGGTCGCGCCATCTTTCGGCACCACCTTCGCCGCAGAAGGAAGATCACTCCGCGTCCACAGGTAGGCTTCACCGGGAGGCTTCCCCATTCCACTCTTCCGACTCGCTTGCAAACGATGCCACCCGCGACACGTCCGACGGGAACTGGAACGAATCGCAGGCGACGATCATGACGCAAAG CTTAACGGACAACGGGAAGCTGACTCCATCGTCGAGAAGGAAGAACCTACTgctgcagcatcagcagcgcaGCTCGATGGATACGGATGTGCTGGATATGGAAGATATCGCCGATCAG CCGCTACCACCACTGCCGGTAACCGTGGCATCGACTGCACTGCAGTCAAACACCGTCTCCACACCGTCCGGCCACGGCCACCAACCGAACGGGACGGCCATTCAACCGAGCGTGGCCGGCATCGGCATCGTAAAGCCCACCACCCCATCGATCGCTGTCATCCCGTCGCCGAGCATGGAGCGCGAGGAACGTGACCTGCAGTGGCAAAAGTCGGCCACGCTGCGCCGCCCTTCGCGGCCACTTTCGCCCACCAAGCGGGCCGCACGCAgcgagcagcagaagcagcagcaaaagctgcACAAAATCGAACCGTTAATCCATCG CTCTTCGGACCCAACCGAACGTACCGGAAAATCCGACCCAAGTCCAACGTCCTCTATGCCTTCCGGCAGCCCAGCGACTCCCCAGCAACCTTCGCCGTCCTCAACCAAGCTGCCCCACCACCATCCAATCGGTGCGGCCACTCCAGTGGCTGCCCGGTTCGCCAAAGGTTCGCCCGGAAACGGTGTCGATCTCTTGAAGGATCATCCCGTCTTTAGCCAGGATCCGAGCACATCCGGTCCTGGTGGTGCTACCGGTGGTGGCGCTGGATCGGAAGGCAGCACCACCGAGGACTATGTGACGTGCACCGACAACTCGAAGCGGGGTGCATCGGGAGCTAAAGGTACATACAAAACGATCCACGCCACTAGACCGACCAAACAAGTACCAG CCACCACACAGGACGGATCATCCTTCGAGAGTGCGTCCTCCATCTACAGCCTGGCCCGGGTCGATGCGGTGTGCGAGGAAACGCCCCCGGTCGAGGAAAAGTCCGTCTCGCCCCAAATCCCACCGCCGCCCATCCCGAAGCCCTCGCCGACGCACTCCGTCAGCAGCAGTTCGAGCGATAGTTTCAGCGTGAGCAAGAAGAGTTCGCCTTCCCGGGCCGCCCTGCCGAAAGCGATCGCCGGCAAGGTGAAGCCGGCGAAGCCGCAATCGCTTTCGGACGACGAGCGGAGCGAAAAGCGCTACTCATCGTCGCACGACGAGAAGGAGGCCGCGCCCAAGCTGCCGTACGCTGGTGCCGCGACCGGAACTATTGCCCGAAGCGCTCGGCGGGGTCGCGACTGGAACGAGGAGGAGCGGCGCAGGAAAAAGAGCACGTTCAAGCTGGAGTTTGACAAGGACTCGATCAAGACGTACACCACGCCGATGCTGCGCCAGCCGAGCCCGGGCTTTAAGAAGCTGTCGCCGGAGGACAAGAGTGCGCTGAATGTGCTGGACGGGGCGAGTCCCAGCAGCAAGCAGAAACGCTTCCGACCGAAGACGCGCAAGTCACCGCGGGCTCGCAGCGCTGTACCGGAGGACACGACCGCCGGCAGTGGGATGGGATCGACTGGAACGCTGCCCCGGCGAAGCAAGACACCGTTGGTGCGCTCTCCCGAGAAACCTACcgtggtggcggcggctgcggcgaCTGCGACCACGGCCGTGGTGATGGCCACACCTCAACCGACGATTGTTACCACCGGCACGAAGCTGAGTCCCTCGCAGTACTACTCACAGATCCGTAGCCCACCGTCGGTTGGATCTCCACGCAAGCAGAAAATCTCGCCCGAGAAACGACTGCAAGCGATCTCCACCGAGTCGCTACGTTCGGTGTCACCTGGTTCGGACTCGGTGTTTTACAGCGAAGCTGACGCATTGTCCCACTGTGAGCACCAG GTTCATTGTTCACACTGCGGCAAAGAGGTGGAGGTCTCGAACCTCCCGGGCGAATCCGAAGAGTCCATCCTAACGCTCGACTCGACGGACAACGATCGGCCGGACATTGTGCAGCCACCGGAGGGGTTCGCTGACTCGCCAGACTGCACCAAGACGCCACACCACACCCGGCTGTACAAGAAGATGGACAAGCGCTTTCGCTCCGAGGACAGGCACGTCGATCGGCGACACTTCAAGAGCCGGCAGGAGTACCGGGCCAAG AGCGAGGAGCGTGGCAAGGAGGAGATCGAACCGAATAATCTGCGTCCAGCCGGCTCGTCGCCCTGCGTAGCGCCGGCCGGCCAAGCGTACATCGACACGACGTCCGAGCCGGAACAGGGCATCTACCACGGTAACTACAAGGCGGGCCTGTGGATCTGCATCGCCGATAGGGACGTTTGGCGACGGAACGAGCTGCCGGACGGCAGCTTCGATCGCCCGAAGGATGCAACGCTCGAGCGACGCGGCTCGACCGATTCGGAGCGAGATTTTCGAAAGAAATACCAAGCCATCACACACCGGCTGGTGCACCGGAAGTCATGCGTCGAGATGTACCGACGTCAGAATAGCAACAGTTTTG ACACCGATAAAACGGTGGTCGTGTGCAGGAAGTCCGGCGAGTTCGGGTTCCGCATACACGGCTCGAAGCCGGTCGTGGTGTCCGCGATCGAGCCGGACACGCCGGCCGAAACTTCGGGCCTAGAGGTAGGTGATATTGTACTGTCGGTCAACGGTATCTCGGTGATCGATAAAAGTCACTCGGAGGTTGTGAAAATTGCCCACGCTGGCAGCGATACGCTCGAGCTGGAG GTTGCTCGTACGATTGGGATGCTGTCGCCCCTGGACGATGGCTCCTCACATCCCTCGATCTACACCGGGTTCCTATGGCGGTACTGTTCCAGCGGTGGCAAATGGGTCCGGCGGTGGTTCTCGCTACGGCCGGACCATTGTCTCTACTACTACAAATCGGATGCG GATAATCAACCGATTGGTGCGATCATGCTGACGAACCACACGATCGAGCGCATCCCGCTAGAACCAATCACGCGCCCGCACAGCTTTGCCATCGACACGGAGGAAGGCACCAAGGTGCAGCTGTCGGCCGACACGGAAGAAGCGGCCAGTCGCTGGATCGCCATCATCAGCCACGCTGCCCAGCAATGTGATCCTTGGCTGGAAAACAG TGCACGGAACCTACGGCTCTGTGCGACGGGTATCAGCAAACCGGACTGCAGCGGGCCGCTGACCAAGCTGGGCAGCAAATGGCGCTCGTGGACCAAGCGATACTGCGTGCTGAAGGATGCGGTACTCTACTTCTACCACGACGGCACCAGCAAGAGTGCTTTCG GTATGGCCTGCCTGCAGGGGTATCGTGTACAGCCTTCATCGGCCGGTGGTAAGAAGTATGCGTTCGAGATAGTTCCACCGGAGCTGAGTCTAAGACACTACTACTTCCACACCGAGACGGAAATGGACAAGAAGCG CTGGGTGGCCGCCCTGGAATACTCGATAGACCGGTGGATGAGGGCCGGCTGA